The Amycolatopsis japonica nucleotide sequence CCGGCCCGGCGGAACCGGGGCGGTTCGTCATCCGGCCCGTCGGCACCAGCCAGTGTCTCGGCCTGCGCGACCTGGACACCGTGGCGGGGACCGAGGTGGTGCGGGAACGCTGTTCGGGGGCGCCGGACCAGACGTTCTTGATCGATCTGATCCCGCCTCCGTGAGTGCCTGGTGCGGTCCCGTGTGATCCGACGGACGACACGTGTGATCCGACGGACGACACGTGTGTCTGGACGGACGACACGCGGCGGAGCTTGGTCGTGGATGTGTCGTCCATCTGGTCACGTGTGTCGTCCGTCGGATCACACGTGACGTCCGACCAGTCACGGGAGGCCCGTTTCCGGCTAGGTCGAAGGCTCCTTTCGTCGCATCGGACTCGGCGAAGGGAGCCTTCAGCCCACTACCGGCCCCCGCAGCGACAGGTTCCAACCGTCCTTCTCACTCACGAGGATTTGGCGACGCCGGGAACCGAAGACGACCTTTCGACGACTTGTGGGGCTGAATCGTGCGGCCCGGCGAGCGGAGAGAGATGCACTGGTACGAGGACGACGACCTGTGGGTCGGCTTCGCGGACGTGATGTTCCCGCCCAGCCGGGCCGAAGAGGCCGAACGCCTGACGGCCACGTCACCGCTGCTCGAAGTCGCCGACGGCACGAAGGTGCTCGATCTGGCGTGCGGCCCGGCGATCCACGTCGTGCCGCTGGCCAGGAGGGGCGCCGACGTGACCGGCGTCGACCTCAGCCCGGCGATGCTCGAACGCGCCCGCGAGGCCTGCGAAAACGCGGGAGTCGCCGCGAAGCTGATCCAGGCCGACATGCTCGAGTACACCGAGCCCGGCGCGTACGACCTGATCATCAACATGTACACGTCGTTCGGCTACTTCACCGAGCCCGGCGACAACCTCACAGTGCTGCGAAACGCCCACGCCAGCCTCGCGCCCGGCGGCAGGCTGCTGGTGGACGTGCTCGGCAAGGAAGTGCTGGCCGGCTGGGTCGGGCGACCGAAAGCGGTCGACATCGACGGCGGGACGGTGTTCATGCGCGACACCATCCTCGACGACTGGACCCGCCTCGAAACCGAATGGACCCTGGTGCGCGGTGGCGAGGCGAAGCGGGCGTCGATCCTCTCCTTCTTGTACAGCGCCGCGGAACTGAAGGCGCTGTTCGAGACCGCGGGCTTCACCGGCGTCGAATGCTTCGGCGACTTCGACGGCTCGCCGTACGACAACCACGCGCGCCGCCTGATCGTGCGTGGTGAACGTGCCTGAGCCGCTCCGCCTCTTCGCGGAACCGGACGACGAGACCTCACGCCCGCTCCGGCTCACCGGCCCGGTGCTTCTGCTCTCGGCCGCGCTCGTGCTCTCGCTGATCGCGGGCATCGCGCTCGGCCCGTCCACCGTCGCGCTCGCGGATGTCCTGCGCTACCTGGGAAAGGCGATCACCGGCGGCACCATCACCGGCGACGAGGTCACCGGGTACTCGATCGTCTGGCAGGTCCGCACGCCGCGGGTGCTGCTGGCGGCCGTGGTCGGCGCCGGGCTCGCGGTGGTCGGGGTGGCCGTGCAGGCGCTGGTCCGCAACGCCCTCGCCGATCCGTTCGTGCTGGGGATCTCCTCGGGCGCCTCGGTCGGTGCCGCCGCCGTGGTCGTGTTCGGCCTGTTCGCCGGGCTCGGCGTGCTGGCGCTGTCGACGGCCGCGTTCCTCGGCGCGCTCGGTGCGACCGCGCTGGTGTATCTGGCCGCCCGCGGCAAATTCGGGCTGACGCCGTTGCGGCTCGTGCTCACCGGAGTCGCGCTCACGTACGCCTTCCAGGCCGTGATGAGCGTGCTCGTCTACCTCTCGCCGAACGGCCAGGCCGCGCAGACCGTGCTGTTCTGGCTGCTCGGCAGCCTCGGCTCGGCGACGTGGGCGTCACTGCCGCTGGCCGCGCTCGGCGTGGCCGTCGCGGTCGTGGTCCTGCTGCGCTACGGCACCGCGCTCGACGTCCTGTCCATGGGCGACGAGACCGCGATGAGCCTCGGCACCGACGCGGCCGCCTTGCGACGCTGGCTCTTCCTGCTCACCGCGGTCGTCACCGGATTGCTCGTGGCGGTCAGCGGTTCGATCGGCTTCGTCGGGCTGGTCCTGCCGCATGTGGTGCGGATGATCGCCGGTTCTGGGCACCGCCGGGTGCTGGCGCTCGCGCCGCTGGTGGGCGCGGTCTTCCTGGTGTGGGTCGATCTGCTGGCCCGCACACTCGTCGCCCCCGAGGAACTGCCGCTCGGCGTGATCACCGCGTTGATCGGCGTTCCGGTGTTCCTCGTCGTGATGCGGCGCCGCGGCTACACGTTCGGAGGCCGCTGATGCTGTCGTTGCGCGAACTTTCGGTCGAGGTGGCCGGGACGACGTTGATCCGCGAGCTGCGTTTGGACGTCGGCGAGGGCGAGGTCGTCGGCCTCCTCGGCCCCAACGGGAGCGGCAAGTCGACGGCGTTGCGCTGCGTCTACCGCGCGTTGGCCCCGTCCGGGGGCGCGGTCCTGCTCGACGGGACCGACATCGCGGAGCAGGGTCTGCGCGACACCGCCCGCCGGATCGCCGCGCTCACCCAGGACAGCCGGGCGGATCTCGACTTCACCGTCGAGGAGGTCGTCGCGCTCGGCCGGTCGCCGCATCAGCGCGGCAACCTCCGGCTCTCGGCCCGTGAACGCGCGCTGTGCCGGGAAGCGTTGCGGCGCATGGACATCACTCATCTCGCGCAGCGCGGTGTGCTGACGCTTTCGGGCGGCGAACGGCAGCGGGTCCTGGTGGCGAGGGCGCTCGTGCAGGAACCGGAGGTGCTGGTCCTCGACGAGCCGACCAATCATCTCGACGTCCGCCACCAGGTGGAACTGCTGAAGTTCCTGCGTGACTGCGGGCTCACCGTGCTCGTCGCGCTGCACGATCTCAACCTCGCCTCCGCCGTTTGTCACCGGATCGCGTTGCTGCGCGCGGGATCGCTCGCCGCCTGCGGCACGCCGTCCGAAGTGCTCACGCCGGAAACGATCCACGCCGTCTTCGGTGTCGAGGTCACCCAGGTGACCCATCCCGTGACCGGCGCGCTCCAACTGCTCTACGACCTTCCCGCCGACGAAACCG carries:
- a CDS encoding FecCD family ABC transporter permease; translated protein: MVNVPEPLRLFAEPDDETSRPLRLTGPVLLLSAALVLSLIAGIALGPSTVALADVLRYLGKAITGGTITGDEVTGYSIVWQVRTPRVLLAAVVGAGLAVVGVAVQALVRNALADPFVLGISSGASVGAAAVVVFGLFAGLGVLALSTAAFLGALGATALVYLAARGKFGLTPLRLVLTGVALTYAFQAVMSVLVYLSPNGQAAQTVLFWLLGSLGSATWASLPLAALGVAVAVVVLLRYGTALDVLSMGDETAMSLGTDAAALRRWLFLLTAVVTGLLVAVSGSIGFVGLVLPHVVRMIAGSGHRRVLALAPLVGAVFLVWVDLLARTLVAPEELPLGVITALIGVPVFLVVMRRRGYTFGGR
- a CDS encoding ABC transporter ATP-binding protein, with amino-acid sequence MLSLRELSVEVAGTTLIRELRLDVGEGEVVGLLGPNGSGKSTALRCVYRALAPSGGAVLLDGTDIAEQGLRDTARRIAALTQDSRADLDFTVEEVVALGRSPHQRGNLRLSARERALCREALRRMDITHLAQRGVLTLSGGERQRVLVARALVQEPEVLVLDEPTNHLDVRHQVELLKFLRDCGLTVLVALHDLNLASAVCHRIALLRAGSLAACGTPSEVLTPETIHAVFGVEVTQVTHPVTGALQLLYDLPADETEGISR
- a CDS encoding class I SAM-dependent methyltransferase, with translation MHWYEDDDLWVGFADVMFPPSRAEEAERLTATSPLLEVADGTKVLDLACGPAIHVVPLARRGADVTGVDLSPAMLERAREACENAGVAAKLIQADMLEYTEPGAYDLIINMYTSFGYFTEPGDNLTVLRNAHASLAPGGRLLVDVLGKEVLAGWVGRPKAVDIDGGTVFMRDTILDDWTRLETEWTLVRGGEAKRASILSFLYSAAELKALFETAGFTGVECFGDFDGSPYDNHARRLIVRGERA